Within the Candidatus Tanganyikabacteria bacterium genome, the region CCCTCGTGGCGGCCGGAACGCTCGGCCTGTCCTTCAAGCTGAAGCCAGGTCGAGGCCGGAAGCACAAGGGTCCGAGGCACAGGGCTTCCACCGGTAGCCTTGACGGATCGCAGGTGTCCCAAGAGGTCGACTCCAGGGGGCCCACCAGGACCAGCCCGCCGGGCATCCTGCAAGATGCGTGCAACGAGTTCGCTCCGCGAGGTGCCCTGCGCCTCCGCCTGCTCGGTGATCCACTCGACGATCGCCGGTGGGAGGCTGAATGCCGACATCACCCGGGGCACATTGCCGATCGGCGGCCGGCCGGCGCCCTTCCGCTTTCCGCCCCTAGGCGTCATCGTCTACCTCCTCGATTCCCAGCAGGGAAAGGGCACGCTGGTATGCGTCACCGGCCCACGCGCCCGCCACGGCGACTCGTACCTCGTGCGCCAGGCCGGCCGCAAAGGCCTGCGCCTCCACGACATCCTGGCGCCGCTGCCGGATTCCCTGGATCGCCTCGCGAACCGCGCTCACGTTTTCGACGTAGAACCGCGCGGCCCGGTCGAGGTCGGAAAGGGCCTCGTCCACCAAGGCGCGGCCGAACACGGCGCCTCCTTCCGCCCGGTCGCGCGCGTCGGGCTCGTCCGGCCAGGGCCCACCGGCCGGCCCTCGCCAGCAGGTTCGCCACGATGGCGGGTGCCCACTTGCCCCCGCGTTTGGTCGGAACCCCTTCCGCGGTCAGTCTGTCAGCGATTGCCTGGAGCGTAAGGCCGGCGGCCCGGAGAGCTAGAATCCGATCCACGATCGCGGTTTCGCTGTCGTTCTGCACGAGCCGGCCCTCGCGGATCTCGAAGCCGAACCCCGGACGCCCGACGTGTTCGCCTTGCCGCTTCTTCTCGGCCAGGGCCGCCGCGGTGCGCTCCCCGATCGCCTCTCGCTCCCACTGGGCCACCGAAACCAGCACGTTAAGAACCAGCCGGCCGGCCGCGGTCCGCGTGTCGATCTGGTCGCTTACGCTCATCAGCCCGACGAGCTTCCCGAAGTACCGCTCGATCAGGTCGTTCCAGTCAGCGACGTTGCGCGTCAGGCGATCGAGCTTGAGGATCACGTGGGCCTCGGCCTCGCCGGCATCGAGGCGGGCAAGAGAGGATTGCAGGCCCGGCCGGTCGAGGGTCTTTGCGCTCGCGTCGGCGTCGGCCACCAGGTCGATCAACTCGAGCCCGTACAGGTCCGCGTACGCTCGGATCTTCTGCTCCTGGGCTGCCAGGCTGTAGCCTTCGGCCGCCTGCTCCTGCGTCGAGACCCGGGTGTATCCGATAGCCTTCATCCTTATGCCTCCTTGTCTACAGATTTATCTATAGCAAATCAGTTTAGAAAAGTCTATAGGAATTCCACAAGAGGGGCGGCGCGGAGGCTTCATTGGCCTGCCTGGCTTGCGCCGGGCCTTCCGACGCTTCCGGCGGGGCGCGGTCGGCCGCGCTTCGATCGTCACGGAGAAACCTCGGATCCCCGCTCCCAGCCGGCGACGGGACCGGGGGACCAATTGGGGCCCCGTCTCCCAAGGGGCCCAGGGGCCCCGGCCGCATCAGGCCGGATACGGGTTGTCCTCATGTTCTTCGCGCCGCAAAGATTTCCTGGAAAATTTTGCAGAGTTTCTCGAAGCCGCGAAAAGGACCTAAACAGCCTGGCGCCAGCCTTACGGGCTCGGGGGATCGTTGCTTCGGAAGCCGATCGCGCTTGTAATGGGCGCAGACATCAGGGAGCGAATTTCCTTCAGCTCCTCGGCCACCATGGCCGTCTGGATTTCGTTGCCCTCGGCCCGGGCCTCCAGCGCCTCCATGCGGCGCAGGATCTCGGCCTCGAAGCCGAGCAGGCGCCGCAACCGCACGAATGCGCGGGCCACCAGGATGCTTGCCTCGACGGCCCGGGGGCTCGACAGCACGCTGGCCAGCATGACCGCACCGTGCTCGGTGAAGACGTACGGCGGGAACTTCCGGTGCTGGCCGCGCCCCGCCTTTAGGATCACAGATTGTGATCTTAAATCCGCCCACTCCTCGATCGTCAACACGAAGGCGAAGTCCTCGGGGAAGCGGTCGAGGTTGCGCCTCACGGCCTGGTTGAGCGCACGCGTCTCGACGCAATACAGCTCGGCCAGGTCGGCGTCCAGCATCACGCGCTGGCCTCGGACGGTAAGGATCGCGCGGTCGATCTGTTCGATGGGAACGAGGTCGGTCATGGGCTTGCTCCTCGGGAAAGGCTACCTCCTCGGAACGGCCGGTAGTGGGAGGTTTCTTACGCGCCCAGGCGCGAATCCCCGAAATCCGCCCGCCGGGCAATTTAGCGGCCATCCCGGTTGCTGGCGCCTATGGTACGACCGCCGGCAGAGGACGCACCCGGGAAATCGCTGATGCATCATCGGGCCGTAAAACCCTGGCCACGGTGTTTAGGGGCCTGCAACCAGGCCGCGGGGGATGCGGCGTCCGCGGGGCAACGGGGAGGCAATAATGGGGACCCGTCGCCTGTCGCCTGACGGAAACACCCTGCTCATCTCGCGAGGTTCGGGCCAGAACAGGCATGCCGGCAGGCAGGGACCGGATCCCGACCACGCCCAGGGCGTTAGCGCCGCGCATGGGTCGGTCCTCGTGATTCTGCTCCCCGCGGCGGGGCCGCAAGGAGGTTCCCCAGGGGCCAGGGAAGGCGGGCGGTAGCTCGGCGAAACTCCGAGCCGGCCTGGACCTTTCGCACAAGTCGAGCAGGGCCCGCCACAATCTGGCCATCTCCTGCACCGGCAACTCGCAGGATTTAATGTCCCCGGACGTGACGGTGCGGCCGGCCAGTGCCCACGTGAGAAGCTCGTGGGCCCGGATCTGCCGGGCCGCCGGATGCCTGGCACGGGACCGGAGCAGATCGCCGAAGTGGCGGCTGGCCTACCCGTACCTTCCGGCCTGGAGCAGGGCGGCGCCGATCGCCATGCCGGTCGAGAGCTGCCGCGGGGTTCGCTGGCGCTGCTCCTCGAACGCCTTGAGGGCTTCGTCAGGCCTTCCGAGATTCAAGGCGCACTCGCCGATGGCCTGGAGCACGAGCCGTGTTGATCGGCGACAATTAGTAACGCC harbors:
- a CDS encoding recombinase family protein — its product is MKAIGYTRVSTQEQAAEGYSLAAQEQKIRAYADLYGLELIDLVADADASAKTLDRPGLQSSLARLDAGEAEAHVILKLDRLTRNVADWNDLIERYFGKLVGLMSVSDQIDTRTAAGRLVLNVLVSVAQWEREAIGERTAAALAEKKRQGEHVGRPGFGFEIREGRLVQNDSETAIVDRILALRAAGLTLQAIADRLTAEGVPTKRGGKWAPAIVANLLARAGRWALAGRARRARPGGRRRRVRPRLGGRGPFRPRPGRAVLRRKRERGSRGDPGNPAAAPGCRGGAGLCGRPGARGTSRRGGRVGR
- a CDS encoding ORF6N domain-containing protein, which codes for MTDLVPIEQIDRAILTVRGQRVMLDADLAELYCVETRALNQAVRRNLDRFPEDFAFVLTIEEWADLRSQSVILKAGRGQHRKFPPYVFTEHGAVMLASVLSSPRAVEASILVARAFVRLRRLLGFEAEILRRMEALEARAEGNEIQTAMVAEELKEIRSLMSAPITSAIGFRSNDPPSP